Genomic window (Juglans microcarpa x Juglans regia isolate MS1-56 chromosome 2S, Jm3101_v1.0, whole genome shotgun sequence):
TATGTTTAGTGGAATGACATTGTCTGTTATCAGGTGTAAATCGCTATTTTACTCTGTGCTCCACTGAATTTCTGGCAATTGGTGGAGGTGGTCACTTTGCACTGTATTTGGATGCTGATCTGTAAGGATTCTGCTccatttgttcctttttttagGAATCTGGATGCTCCATCAGTTTTGTaacattttcaattcattttattttaaagattgaATGGATCAAGTTCTGTTTCGGAAACATATGGAAATCCATGTCTTGCGCACTCGGAAGACTTTGAAGTGAAGGAAGTTGAGGTATGCAGAAATGCaccgtttctctctctctctctcatgttctCAACAGTTTGGCTTACCAAGTATTTGACTGTGATGCATTTATAGTTTTGACACTGtcatctaaaatgaagaaataaatccAGAACTTCTTCATGTAATGCAGTTGTGGGGCTTTGTATATGCTtcaaagtatgaggagatgctTTCTTTAAGCCGAACGGAGGCTCCTGGGATATGCCGATGGTAAATGCTCCTCAAGCTTTTTGTGATAATTGGTCATGTTGTAATCAGGTAGCTGCAGCTTGGTACTAATGGTACTCTTGCATGATGCTGAATGTCTTTTGTATACGCCATGATATGCTCCAAATACCAGGTTATGTTTGTACATACATGTGCATCCCATTTATACAAAGAGTGCTTATGTATTGAACTACAAGACGGATAAATGGTAGATTTTGATGGCATACCGATTGATAATAAGTAAGGATGTCCTAGCCTGGTTGTTCTGGGGTATATCATATTCTCTTGTATAGTTTTTTCTCTTTGTATACTGTTATTTACTCATTCATAAAGACataaaagagaggaaaaaaaaaaaactgggtcAAGTATCATCTGTTTTTCTGTCTAAAGAAACTGAAGAGGTTAGTGAGAAGACTCGGGGAAATTTTCGCGCATGTGCTTATAATGTAGTGTATACAATGACTAGAAACACAAACATAGAATTTCGAGAGCATGTCATTTTCAAAAACCggtagtatgtatatatacattttcTACAACGTATTAAACATCTGGAGACTAGAGTGTATCTTAGAGGTGAGCATTCACTTCCATGCTACGAATGACCTACCAGTTgcaaagatatttttattagtgATGCACCCTTTTATCCACTCCAGCTACTGGAATGTTCTTGTAGCATATGGCATTTCTTTATAACAAGGTTTAtgttctttccttcttttgggTGGGTTGGGATAGGGGAGGCTTCGCTGGCTGAGTTCACAAATTGTTCTAGCAAAAATACCATACAACCTCTGATGCAAGTTCATCCAATAAGTACAGCTTCACATAACCAATTTGTAAGTAGtagaaatattataatattcgTTGATACAAAGGCGTTTTACATCAATGGTGTATTGAGTGTGTCAATAAAGAGTATCATTTTGATCATTATAACCAAAAAGTATcagtattttgatcattttcataGATGCAATAGTTAGCACAATGAACGATTTTGAAAAACTCGCTTGTAAATAACATAattcaaactcaaaaatatcTCATCGAAATTAGATCAAAGTTCTTGAAGTATCCCaattccacaattttttttaaactactgattttatttttttaaccttagaataaaaaagatgaattaaCGAGTAGCCAGAACAGACCAAGGGAGGTTGAACCACCCGTGACATCACGGTGGCAAAAGCCACCTTACATAGCAATTGGTGGGAGTGGGAGTGGTCAGACAAGCCCGAAAATCCATTTTTGGAAATGGCCCGATGACTCCGATTGACTCAGAATGCTCCTAAAATGGGTTTTTGGGGATGGTGGTCAGATCACCCCACCCCACCCTTGCCAATAGTGTTTAACATCCTTTTCTTGTTTAAtcttacttttgaaaaaaattaagggatttttaagaaatattacaATTCTTACCCAAGAATACATATTCCTCTCATATGTATTCCGTATTTAAAGGCATCATAAAACGtaaccaaattaataaattatggAATAATTATCCCAGTCTGTTCCTCGAACCAAGCATTCTCTAGACCCTTCAAGATTGCAAAGGtacaagaagaaattctttaCGCTTACGAGTAATCTACACAAGAAGCTAGGAAATACAGGTGCAGGACTCTACACAGCAGTGGAatcaatttcacaaaatacataaacagtTCGGAAGAGCTGGATTGAGGGCCACAAGCCTCTGTCTGTCACGATACCAGAAAATATGTTATTGAACTATATAGTCTTATAGACATGCAAAACGCTCCCTTAGTACAATCCCAAAAAAAGGGTTAGTTTTGTCGCATATTTCAAAGAACAAAGGAGGAACCAAGAAATTGGGGTACCTTTTTCATCAGGAACAAATTTCTTCTGGTGGTTATGTGACAAATTTAAGATGCGAGGATGTCCTACTTCAAACAACTGCTGTAGTTTTCTCTACAGATCCCTGAAATTTTTGTGGGGAACCATTCATCGGATTGGCGTTCTTGGCATCCACTCCTTCCTCGTATGCAGCTGCATGAACACCAAGTGCTGCACGACCAGAGGGGTCAGGGTTTTTTGACCACACAGCATCCCATTCCACAGCTTTGGCAGTGCTGCAAGCTACACTTGGACCTCCGGGAACTGTTGATCTAGCAGCATTCTGTtcagcaaataaaaaataattatttgtaatgaaaCGAAACATTAAAAATGTAGACAGAAGCCAGCAGGCAGCACTCCAGTAGATAAATGTTGTTACATTTAATTGACGGCACAGATGATTATTCGGATATTTAGAACAACCACCCTTACATTTCCCATCAAGATTCAAGATAGAGCATGTGCATTCCATAGCTAAACAACTTAACcttttaaatatcataatatattgaTTGCTAAACAGGAGCAAACAAATAAATCTACCCAACTCTTCTATACGTTAAAAACACGAAAGGTCACCTTAGGAAAGAACTTCTCAAATATAGCTCGGTAGTAGTATGCTTCCTTTGTCGTAGGTGTATTTTCAGGGTAAATAAAACTTGCATGCGTCAACATTGCATCTGTTACCTGACCAATATCAAAGGAGAATGAGAAATAATCAGAGTAACCAAGGCAGAAGTATCTCTTCTGTTTCTTGAGCAGGACAGCGAAACAAAGTTGACTACAGTTCTGGTTCAAAAAGGAGAACTACTGGCCATGATGAAGAAATGTAAGTCATATCACCATTCCCGGAAGTTCAAATGGTACATACTTGATCGTTTGCATGATCCTTCAAGCCATCAATCCAACTGTACCCAACGCCATCACTGAACTGCTCCTTTTGTCTGTACAATATGTGCTAtaaccaaaaaaagaagaatactTTCAACTTTTCTTCCGTGGATGCATAAATTAAATGAGTAGGGTTCTCAAGTCAAAAGTGAGAAACCATACAAAACGCtgatagggaaaaaaaacaaacaaaacgtGTAAAAAGGTAGCCAGTGTTAGGCTTGAATGGCACAATGGATGAAAATGTGGCAAGCGCGCCGTGTCCCCCACCTTTGGCAAATATGGGTTCTGTTCATCATCAAATGCATTGCGTAGGATCCACTTCTCTATTCTTCCAAGATCAGGCCTGACCTGTCATTGCATATATGTGGAGGTAACTAACAGGTGGAAAAAGTGGacacttaggcctcgtttgttttttcaaaacttcttaactcatctcatctaatcattacaactttctcaaattctcacacaaaataaaataaacaattcaactttttcaaatcccaaaacaaaaataataaaaaaaaaatatagtctaacaatattttattcaattttcaactttaatctcaactcatctcatctgcgaaaacaaatgaggccttagaGGAAAAAGCTCAAATCAACAAATTTCAGGACAAATATTTCAATTCGTTTTGATTCATTTGCTCTCGTTCAAAGCAATCTCAGTTCTATAAACGTGATTAAGAGATTGTCTAGGGACCTCCCATTCTCTATTCAATGCATCAGGTGCCAATACTGAAACAAGCACCACATACGATAATATATCTTAAACATAGGAGTAGAGAAAACCCAAGCACATAATGAAGGGAACTCCTGATCCATGTTCAAACATAGTGGCCCATAAGAGTGGGAAAGAAGGCATCAAAAAGCAGCCCAGGTAAATCAAACATTATAGGAAGTTACGACATGCACAGGCTCTTAAGATATAATTGGCAATGGCAAACGCTGCTATTAGGTAGGTTTCTATTAGATGGTAGTGAAAGATAcccttttgattttgttttgtaggTAGGTGACCACTACCCTTAAACAACAGCTATTGAACTCTGATGACAAAGTATACATGAACTGCTCTGCAGTTGAAAAATGGGAACCAAATGTAGAGCCAGAGCCAATACGTATTATACCATTTTCCACTCAGGATCAATGTTCATTGCCACATTGATGAATTCTTTATCTAAGAAGGGTACACGAGCCTCAACACCCCATGCTGAAGTTGATTTATTGGCCCTCAGGCAGTCATACAGATGAAGAGCTTTAATCTGTAGCAATATCATAGAAGCCATGAAAAAACATGAAATGATAACATGCTAGTACAAGAAAATCCAGAAATATTGCCTGAACACAATCATAAACCACAAAAAGCTGAAAGGGATACAAAGAATGTGATACCTTTTGGCATGTTTCTCGGTGAAACTCCTCCTTGTTAGGTGCCTTGTGGAAGTACAAGTAACCTCCAAAAATTTCATCTGATCCTTCTCCAGAAAGAACCATTTTCACTCCCAAAGATTTAATTTTCCGAGACATAAGAAACATTGGTGTGCTGGCTCTGACAGTGGTCACATCATATGTTTCAATATGGTAAATGACTTCCTCAAGTGCATCTATGCCTTCCTGATATGCCAAAGAGAAAGGCACTTAAGTCGCTAATTGGTTGGATGCACCTAATAGATCCAAATCCTCTCCAGAGAAAAACACAAGTGATTACCTGAACAGTGAAGTGAAACTCATGATGACGAGTTCCAAGATAATCTGCCACCTCCCTGGCAGCTTTCAGATCTGGAGAACCCTGAATATCAGAATAGGCAAAAGTAgcatttaaatatatagaagataGTCCAGAAATgtgaatataataaaaattcagttACGGGAAAATAACCAAGTGGCACAAAACAAATAAGCTAGTAAATCTGTGTGACAGACGCACGAAACTTTGCACATGAGAGACAAACAACCAAGGCATCAATAACCAGGTCAATTCACTTTATCCCAAATTACAGTGTCAAAGCCCTATACAGAGGTCACACACCAAATCCAATTCACACTCTTCGCACGTATATTATGTGGATAGCACTAGAAGCACCCAGACACCAGTTTTTTGGTCTAAACATTTTGAAAACCAACAGGCAAAAGCCAGAGAATAACCacctttatctattttatacctattatatatatatatatatatatatatatatataagatcaatGTTTCATATCTATACCTTTATACAAGATCAGTGTTTCACATCTATAGCTGTGGTTCTTAGAGGTAATATGCTTAAAGAACATCAATGCCAACTCATTACTTGTACAAATTaggtattattttgttatatatataagatcaatATTTCATATCTATACCTTTATATAAGATCAGTGTTTCACATCTATAGCTGTGGTTCTTAGAGGTAATATGCTTAAAGAACATCAACGCCACCTCATTACTTGTACAAATTAGGTAGACCAGAAACCTCTCCGCTACAAGTCTGTTCAAACAATGAAAAACAAACCACTAATATGTCCTGGAGTAAAGGCATGCCTCAGGATCAGATAAAATCAACATCACTATGAGACCTTTTGTAGATATGACATGTATATGAGAATCTGCTGAGAATGATTAAGCATTAATTTTGCTAGTAGGTAATTGCCTAGATGGTTATTTTACAGCCTATCACATTAAGAGATTGGCCAAACATAGTCTGGATACattaccaaaa
Coding sequences:
- the LOC121252938 gene encoding asparagine synthetase [glutamine-hydrolyzing] 3; the protein is MCGILAVFGCTDNSQAKRSRIIELSRRLRHRGPDWSGLHCHEDCYLAHQRLAIVDPTSGDQPLYNEDKTVIVTVNGEIYNHKQLREKLKSHQFRTGSDCEVIAHLYEEYGESFVDMLDGMFSFVLLDTRDKSFIAARDAIGITPLYIGWGLDGSVWFASEMKALSDDCERFMSFLPGHIYSSKQGGLRRWYNPPWYSESIPSTRYDPILLRENFEKAVVKRLMTDVPFGVLLSGGLDSSLVAAVAGRYMAESEAACQWGSQLHTFCVGLKGSPDLKAAREVADYLGTRHHEFHFTVQEGIDALEEVIYHIETYDVTTVRASTPMFLMSRKIKSLGVKMVLSGEGSDEIFGGYLYFHKAPNKEEFHRETCQKIKALHLYDCLRANKSTSAWGVEARVPFLDKEFINVAMNIDPEWKMVRPDLGRIEKWILRNAFDDEQNPYLPKHILYRQKEQFSDGVGYSWIDGLKDHANDQVTDAMLTHASFIYPENTPTTKEAYYYRAIFEKFFPKNAARSTVPGGPSVACSTAKAVEWDAVWSKNPDPSGRAALGVHAAAYEEGVDAKNANPMNGSPQKFQGSVEKTTAVV